In Aspergillus nidulans FGSC A4 chromosome II, a single window of DNA contains:
- a CDS encoding protein hapC (transcript_id=CADANIAT00004648): MSSTSPSKEPEVEQEPQSGEEHEQMDKEQDNQTQGQGEFEVKEQDRWLPIANVARIMKLALPENAKIAKEAKECMQECVSEFISFITSEASEKCQQEKRKTVNGEDILFAMTSLGFENYAEALKIYLSKYRETQSARGEHQNRPPSSGYAGGGPVGGAASGPSVVRAGGAAAGGAFPEASDNAGSIMNQGLDPSEQDASAYGYPPMVGQGHNGAGGESY, encoded by the exons ATGTCGTCGACCTCTCCCTCCAAGGAGCCCGAGGTGGAACAGGAACCTCAATCGGGTGAAGAACACGAGCAAATGGACAAGGAACAAGATAACCAAACGCAAGGTCAGGGAGAGTTCGAGGTGAAGGAACAAGACAGATGGCTACCAATCGCAAATG TTGCGCGCATCATGAAATTAGCATTGCCAGAGAATGCAAAGATTGCAAAAGAAGCTAAAGAATGCATGCAAGAATGCGTGAGCGAATTCATCTCTTTTATTACTAGCGAGG CTTCCGAAAAATGTCAACAGGAAAAACGCAAGACAGTCAATGGAGAGGACATCCTGTTTGCTATGACCTCGCTTGGCTTTGAAAACTATGCTGAGGCCCTCAAAATCTATTTGTCGAAATATCGAGAG ACTCAGTCTGCCAGGGGAGAGCATCAGAATCGGCCGCCAAGTAGTGGGTATGCCGGGGGCGGACCCGTCGGCGGAGCTGCCAGCGGCCCTTCAGTCGTGCGTGCCGGgggtgctgcagctggaggcgcCTTCCCCGAAGCCTCTGATAATGCAGGCAGCATTATGAATCAGGGCTTGGACCCATCTGAGCAGGACGCCTCAGCTTATGGATACCCTCCCATGGTTGGCCAAGGTCATAACGGAGCTGGTGGCGAATCTTATTAG
- a CDS encoding putative prefoldin subunit 2 (transcript_id=CADANIAT00004649) — MASQPQIAPKKQQELQAQYTNFKNTLQQLAQKIGDIEQEAEEHKLVIDTLEPLPQDRTCFRMVNGVLVERTVADVLPTLKTNSDGLKQVLEDMLKQYKSKQSELDNWKKKNNIQVVQP; from the exons ATGGCTAGTCAACCACAAATCGCTCCAAAGAAGCAGCAAG AGCTGCAGGCGCAATACACAAACTTCAAGAACACTCTGCAACAGCTAGCTCAGAAgattggtgatattgagcaggaggctgaggagcaCAA ACTCGTGATCGATACCCTGGAGCCCCTACCTCAAGACCGGACGTGCTTTCGGATGGTAAATGGAGTTTTGGTTGAGCGGACAGTTGCCGATGTTCTACCTACGCTGAAAACAAACTCGGATGGCTTAAAGCAAGTATTGGAGGATATGCTGAAACAGTACAAGTCGAAGCAATCGGAGCTGGACAATTGGAAG aaaaagaataatATCCAGGTTGTACAACCTTAA
- a CDS encoding putative mRNA splicing factor RNA helicase (Prp16) (transcript_id=CADANIAT00004650), which yields MASNEPPAKRLKSSNLPPALRDAKRKDIDNWETNRMLTSGVAQRRDFDGDFLPEDEEGTRVHLLVHDLRPPFLDGRTIFTKQLEPVSAVRDPQSDMAVFSRKGSRVVRDRRQQRERQKQAQEATTVAGTALGNLMGVKEDEGDTAVAMPVEEVYKGGNKFAHHMKKQDEGGQSSFSKSKTLREQREFLPAFAVREDLLRVIRDNQVVVVVGETGSGKTTQLTQFLYEDGYAKFGMIGCTQPRRVAAMSVAKRVSEEMEVDLGDLVGYAIRFEDCTGPNTAIKYMTDGVLLRESLVQTDLDKYSCIIMDEAHERALNTDVLMGLLKKILARRRDLKLIVTSATMNAERFSRFFGGAPEFIIPGRTFPVDVHFSRTPCEDYVDSAVKQVLAIHVSQGPGDILVFMTGQEDIEATCELVDERLKLLNDPPKLSILPIYSQMPAEQQAKIFERAAPGVRKVIVATNIAETSLTVDGIMFVVDSGYSKLKVYNPKMGMDTLQITPISQANANQRSGRAGRTGPGKAYRLYTEVAYKNEMYLQTIPEIQRTSLSNTVLLLKSLGVKDLLDFDFMDPPPQETISTSLFELWSLGALDNLGDLTHLGRQMTPFPMDPPLAKLIITAAEQYGCSEEMLTIVSMLSVPNVFYRPKERQEESDAAREKFFVPESDHLTLLHVYTQWKSNGYSDHWCTKHFLHAKTLRRAKEVRDQLNDIMVMQKLPLISCGTDWDEIRKCICSGFYHQAARVKGIGEFINLRTSVSMALHPTSALYGLGYVPEYVVYHELILTSKEYMSTVTAVDPHWLAELGGVFYSVKEKGYSHRERRVTEQEFNRRMEIESQIAADRERAAAEKRREKEKTELSRRKNEVEVGGGRPGVGSVVRRPAVAGRKIGGLTASSSTGRNGTSSGGNGSGGSVVKKPQIKRKPGRAF from the exons ATGGCCTCAAACGAGCCTCCGGcgaagaggctgaaaagcTCGAACCTCCCGCCTGCCCTCCGCGATGCAAAGCGCAAAGATATCGACAACTGGGAGACAAACCGGATGCTGACCTCCGGAGTCGCCCAGAGACGCGATTTTGATGGCGACTTTTTGcccgaagatgaagagggaACTCGCGTCCATCTACTTGTCCACGACCTCCGCCCACCCTTTCTCGATGGCCGCACGATCTTCACcaagcagctggagcctGTCTCCGCTGTCCGAGATCCCCAAAGTGACATGGCTGTTTTTAGTCGAAAGGGCAGTAGGGTTGTGCGAGACCGGCGACAGCAGAGGGAGCGCCAAaagcaggcgcaggaagCGACGACGGTTGCTGGCACCGCGTTGGGAAATCTGATGGGCgtgaaggaagatgaaggggaTACTGCTGTCGCGATGCCTGTGGAGGAGGTCTATAAAGGCGGAAATAAATTTGCGCATCATATGAAAAAGCAGGATGAAGGTGGGCAGAGCTCGTTTAGTAAGAGCAAAACACTTCGCGAGCAACGAGAATTCTTACCGGCATTCGCTGTACGGGAGGATCTCTTACGGGTTATACGTGATAATCAGGTGGTGGTAGTGGTTGGGGAGACTGGTTCCGGGAAGACGACACAACTCACTCAATTTCTTTACGAGGATGGTTACGCTAAATTTGGAATGATCGGATGCACACAGCCCCGTCGAGTCGCGGCAATGAGTGTTGCCAAACGCGTTAgtgaagagatggaagttGACCTGGGAGATCTTGTCGGATACGCTATCCGCTTTGAGGACTGCACTGGTCCGAACACGGCTATCAAATATATGACTGATGGTGTCCTTCTTCGAGAGTCACTTGTTCAGACTGACCTTGACAAGTACTCCTGtatcatcatggatgaggCGCACGAGCGGGCACTGAATACGGATGTGTTGATGGGTCTTTTGAAGAAGATCCTGGCCCGCCGAAGGGATTTGAAGTTAATTGTCACATCAGCCACGATGAATGCTGAGCGATTCTCACGGTTCTTTGGCGGTGCTCCGGAATTCATCATCCCTGGAAGAACGTTCCCCGTCGACGTCCATTTCTCTCGCACACCCTGCGAAGACTATGTGGATAGCGCTGTCAAGCAGGTCTTGGCTATCCACGTTTCACAAGGCCCTGGAGACATTCTTGTTTTTATGACTGGGCAGGAAGATATTGAAGCGACCTGCGAACTAGTTGATGAACggctgaagctgttgaaCGATCCGCCAAAACTTAGCATTCTACCGATTTACAGTCAGATGCCGGCGGAGCAGCAGGCAAAGATCTTCGAACGAGCAGCCCCAGGGGTGCGCAAGGTGATAGTAGCAACCAACATTGCTGAAACCAGTCTTACCGTTGATGGTATTATGTTTGTGGTAGACTCAGGCTACTCCAAACTCAAAGTATACAATCCCAAAATGGGCATGGATACCCTTCAAATTACGCCGATTTCACAAGCGAATGCGAACCAGCGTTCTGGAAGAGCCGGTCGAACAGGCCCTGGTAAAGCATATCGACTCTACACGGAGGTGGCATACAAAAATGAGATGTACCTGCAAACTATTCCAGAGATTCAGCGAACCAGCCTCTCTAATacggtccttcttctcaaaTCCCTCGGCGTGAAAGATCTACTTGACTTCGATTTTATGGACCCTCCACCTCAAGAAACAATTTCTACCTCTCTTTTCGAACTCTGGTCTCTAGGAGCTCTCGACAACCTGGGTGATCTTACGCATTTGGGGCGGCAAATGACACCCTTTCCAATGGATCCTCCTCTCGCAAAGCTCATTATTACGGCCGCGGAGCAATATGGTTGCAGCGAGGAAATGCTCACGATCGTCTCGATGCTTTCTGTGCCCAACGTCTTCTACCGCCCCAAAGAGCGACAGGAAGAATCTGACGCCGCACGCGAGAAATTCTTCGTCCCCGAATCAGATCATTTAACGCTCTTACATGTCTACACACAGTGGAAATCAAACGGGTATTCGGACCACTGGTGCACAAAGCATTTCCTGCACGCAAAGACCCTCCGCCGTGCCAAGGAAGTCCGCGACCAGCTGAACGATATAATGGTCATGCAGAAACTGCCCCTCATCTCCTGCGGGACAGACTGGGATGAGATTCGCAAGTGTATTTGCTCGGGTTTCTATCACCAGGCTGCAAGAGTTAAAGGAATCGGCGAATTTATCAACCTACGCACTAGCGTTAGCATGGCACTCCATCCAACCAGTGCGCTTTATGGGCTAGGCTATGTGCCCGAGTATGTCGTCTACCACGAACTCATCCTCACGAGTAAAGAATATATGTCTACCGTTACCGCTGTTGATCCACAT TGGCTCGCTGAACTAGGCGGCGTCTTCTACAGCGTCAAAGAGAAAGGCTACTCTCACCGCGAGCGCCGCGTCACAGAACAAGAGTTCAACCGCCGCATGGAGATTGAGTCGCAGATCGCCGCGGACCGTGAGCGCGCTGCCGCAGAGAAACGGCGCGAAAAGGAGAAAACGGAATTATCGAGACGCAAAAATGAAGTTGAGGTTGGTGGGGGGAGGCCTGGGGTTGGGTCTGTTGTGCGCAGGCCGGCGGTTGCGGGCAGGAAGATTGGTGGGTTaacggcttcgtcgtctACGGGGCGGAATGGGACCTCATCTGGCGGTAACGGTAGTGGAGGGAGTGTGGTCAAGAAGCCACAGATTAAGCGCAAGCCGGGACGCGCGTTCTGA
- a CDS encoding dolichyl-diphosphooligosaccharide-protein glycotransferase subunit epsilon (transcript_id=CADANIAT00004651), whose product MPSKRPSATPSSSAPASASTSGTSTPLPTLSSGPKTLSANSSVSDIAVHVWHQYLTSTPQRTMLLDAFMAFLVLVGGVQLAYCVLAGNYPFNAFLSGFCAAVGQFVLTASLRMQTSSVEEGPGSSKGKGSGGKVVEYGEGVNGGVSHERAFADYVFGSLILHFFCINFIN is encoded by the exons ATGCCCTCCAAACGCCCTTCCGCAACACCCTCGTCCTCCGCACCCGCATCAGCTTCAACATCAGGAACATCAACACCCCTACCAACTCTCTCCTCCGGCCCCAAAACGCTATCCGCAAACTCATCTGTCTCTGATATTGCTGTCCATGTCTGGCACCAGTACCTCACCAGTACGCCGCAGCGCACAATGCTCCTAGACGCCTTCATGGCCTTTCTCGTGCTTGTTGGTGGTGTGCAACTCGCTTATTGTGTGCTGGCAGGGAACTAT CCCTTCAATGCCTTCCTTAGCGGGTTCTGTGCTGCGGTAGGACAGTTTGTTCTCACGGCTAGTTTGCGTATGCAGACGAGCTCTGTTGAGGAAGGTCCGGGGTCGAGTAAAGGTAAAGGATCTGGGGGTAAGGTTGTCGAGTATGGTGAAGGAGTTAATGGTGGTGTTTCACATGAAAG GGCTTTCGCAGATTACGTCTTCGGCAGTCTGATCCTGCATTTCTTCTGTATCAACTTTATCAACTGA
- a CDS encoding putative C6 transcription factor (transcript_id=CADANIAT00004652) has protein sequence MSSSPQPQPAADSGKPQPTPLSLDNGNENAPPASHNPASRHDSLTIRSCVTCRRRKVRCNKRSPCSNCVRAGVECIFPPPGRAPRRLKRPPAENAELLSRLRQLENIVETAIANTNTQPFPLQRHSDRSSGELPEPSQPAQNESEPEVQRCPVSGLPTQQPPLEHEFGRLVIEDNRSRYVSNRFWASLGDEVGFISAVFCMFIEELQDILDHSSSDGDDYTSPEHPSYSTMHDGMLFGFYSLAHSLENFHPPPSKVPALWDIYAENVKPLLPVVYGPAAQRVFAVAAGTPETLDKNNEALVLAMYFAAIVSMSAEQCMIRLGEARDTLVSRYRFAVEQALSKAGLMNTQSLTLMQAAVIFLNAVRRDDDTKFVWSMSALVLRLAQGLGLHRDGNNFDLKPFEAEMRRRLWWHVILLDLRSSEDHGTDVQIHDQMFDTRLPLNINDADLSPDAKEPPKPRVGFTDMTFFLIRCDICYALRRVAYTCPNTSGAISGPTPDNCPNVIQTVNMHIEEQYLKHCDMSDPIQWISATVARLVLTKMWLVIHHPITRSGLDSQVSQESRESLFITSIEVTEFARLIKEDKNTQKWSWMFDAHMQWHAIAMVLSELCVRPLSPLTDRAWVAVTTVYDGWFQTAKQRKGMLWRPLAKLMKRAGALRKRQLAEIENQHISAQHTMPNLAEPERPSIGSPFSSHFPEHSRLVAAAPPMDLNSSQLQSPLDFNMSQGPMGVLSSFFPDGNFFTTPEGLSSKTQTPVNPNSTTSLPNEPANRTLQDCPNPGTNYQEWDQVLRDFQSDMQEMQGSPLADITRWVT, from the exons ATGTCGTCCTCaccgcagcctcagcctgcAGCTGACTCTGGAAAGCCTCAACCAACCCCCTTATCTCTGGACAATGGAAATGAGAATgcccctccagcttctcataATCCGGCCTCTCGTCACGATTCTTTAACCATAAGAAGCTGCGTCACCTGCCGTCGAAGGAAGGTCCGCTGCAACAAAAGATCTCCCTGCTCTAACTGCGTCAGGGCAGGGGTCGAGTGTAtctttcctcctccaggccGAGCCCCGCGCAGGTTGAAACGGCCTCCTGCTGAAAACGCAGAGCTGCTGTCGCGGCTGCGACAGCTTGAGAATATAGTTGAGACAGCTATTGCAAATACCAACACTCAGCCGTTTCCGCTTCAGCGGCATAGTGATCGCTCGAGCGGCGAGCTGCCTgagccttctcagcctgCTCAGAATGAGTCCGAGCCCGAGGTCCAGCGATGTCCAGTAAGCGGACTCCCGACTCAACAGCCTCCCTTGGAGCACGAGTTTGGAAGACTCGTTATCGAAGATAATCGGAGCCGGTACGTGAGTAATCGGTTTTGGGCAAGTCTCGGGGACGAGGTTGGTTTTATCTCAGCTGTCTTTTGTATGTTT ATCGAAGAACTGCAGGATATTCTTGACCATTCATCCTCCGACGGCGATGATTATACCTCTCCCGAACACCCTAGTTACTCTACAATGCATGACGGAATGCTTTTTGGATTTTATTCTCTTGCACATTCCCTCGAGAATTTCCATCCGCCTCCCAGCAAGGTTCCAGCCCTATGGGACATTTATGCTGAGAATGTCAAGCCGTTATTGCCTGTGGTCTATGGGCCAGCGGCCCAGCGGGTCttcgctgttgctgccggAACTCCGGAAACTCTCGACAAGAATAACGAGGCGTTGGTGCTTGCTATGTATTTTGCGGCCATCGTCAGCATGTCGGCTGAGCAGTGCATGATTCGGTTAGGGGAAGCCCGTGACACCTTGGTTAGCCGTTATCGGTTTGCTGTGGAGCAAGCACTTTCTAAAGCCGGCCTTATGAACACCCAAAGCTTGACCCTGATGCAGGCTGCGGTGATCTTTCTAAATGCTGTCCGTCGAGATGACGATACTAAATTTGTCTGGTCCATGTCTGCTCTTGTACTTCGTCTAGCGCAAGGACTCGGCTTGCATCGGGATGGCAACAACTTCGACCTGAAGCCATTCGAAGCCGAGATGCGCCGCAGGCTATGGTGGCATGTCATTCTACTTGACCTTCGATCATCTGAGGATCATGGGACGGACGTTCAAATTCATGACCAGATGTTTGACACTAGACTCCCCTTGAATATCAACGACGCAGACCTTTCTCCCGACGCGAAAGAGCCGCCCAAACCAAGAGTTGGGTTTACCGACATGactttcttcctcatccggTGCGATATCTGCTACGCCCTTCGGCGAGTGGCATATACATGCCCTAATACCAGTGGTGCAATTTCCGGACCCACTCCAGATAACTGCCCAAATGTAATACAAACTGTGAATATGCACATTGAAGAGCAATACCTGAAGCACTGCGACATGTCAGATCCAATCCAGTGGATTAGTGCGACTGTTGCACGCCTAGTTCTCACGAAGATGTGGCTGGTGATACACCATCCAATAACGCGCTCTGGCCTCGACTCGCAGGTAAGCCAGGAGTCTCGAGAAAGCTTGTTTATTACCTCCATCGAGGTTACCGAGTTCGCGCGCCTaatcaaagaagacaagaacaCCCAGAAATGGAGCTGGATGTTTGATGCTCACATGCAATGGCATGCTATCGCAATGGTACTATCTGAACTTTGCGTGCGTCCGTTGAGTCCTTTAACAGATCGCGCATGGGTAGCGGTGACGACTGTGTATGATGGCTGGTTCCAAACTGCGAAGCAGCGAAAGGGCATGCTTTGGCGGCCGCTCGCCAAGCTGATGAAACGTGCAGGAGCTCTAAGAAAGAGGCAACTAGCGGAGATTGAAAACCAGCATATTTCCGCGCAGCACACCATGCCTAACTTagcagagccagaacgaCCTTCCATAGGCTCACCTTTCTCATCTCACTTCCCAGAACATTCAAGATTGGTTGCTGCGGCACCACCGATGGATTTGAACTCCTCTCAGCTCCAGAGTCCGCTGGACTTCAATATGAGCCAAGGCCCGATGGGTGTCCTCAGTTCATTCTTTCCTGACGGGAATTTTTTCACCACTCCTGAAGGCCTCAGCTCAAAAACACAAACACCAGTGAACCCGAATAGCACAACATCCCTGCCTAATGAACCAGCAAATAGAACCCTGCAAGATTGCCCCAACCCAGGCACTAACTACCAGGAGTGGGATCAAGTACTTCGGGATTTTCAGTCAGACATGCAGGAGATGCAGGGCAGCCCCTTGGCGGACATCACCAGATGGGTGACTTGA
- a CDS encoding putative mannosylphosphorylation protein (Mnn4) (transcript_id=CADANIAT00004653): MRLSTYPILFAFCGLASVRGEGEITFEDVRDKLPKTYSGQGGEPGPKYFKESSFHYHYDGRFAESVLPEEETLPHLSALIQTYLSTMADLGAETWIMHGSLLAWWWNQKIFPWDNDLDVQINEPTIHFLADYYNMTEHHFDLPDVEGGRTYLLEINPNYVVRSKLDKANVIDGRWIDTSSGLFIDITAVRADDERRANGQPGALMCKDRHNFDESEIYPLRNSYFEDVPAKIPYAYTKLLQDEYGAKALTKTNYQGHEFNEQTNLWEKIKYVRGDETFPRFRFELRLFIVYTAHQITRALSNLSLP; encoded by the exons ATGCGGTTGTCGACATAtcccatcctcttcgccttctgcGGGCTGGCGTCAGTTCGCGGTGAAGGCGAAATCACATTCGAGGATGTGAGAGACAAATTACCCAAAACTTACAGCGGGCAGGGAGGGGAGCCCGGCCCGAAATATTTCA AGGAATCTTC CTTCCATTATCACTATGACGGGCG CTTTGCAGAGAGTGTCCTTCCCGAAGAAGAAACCCTCCCGCATCTGTCCGCGCTCATTCAGACGTACTTGTCAACGATGGCCGATCTTGGTGCCGAAACATGGATAATGCACGGCTCGCTTCTGGCTTGGTGGTGGAATCAGAAG ATCTTCCCGTGGGACAACGATCTTGATGTTCAGATCAACGAGCCCACGATCCACTTTCTTGCCGACTACTATAACATGACAGAGCATCATTTTGATCTCCCTGACGTTGAAGGCGGGCGTACCTATCTTCTCGAAATCAATCCCAATTATGTCGTTCGGTCGAAGCTGGATAAAGCGAACGTGATCGACGGGAGATGGATTGATACTTCCTCCGGGTTATTTATTGACATCACGGCTGTTCGGGCAGATGATGAGCGCCGAGCGAACGGTCAACCTGGCGCTCTGATGTGCAAGGATCGTCACAACTTTGAT GAGTCTGAAATCTACCCTCTGCGAAACAGCTATTTCGAAGACGTACCTGCGAAGATCCCGTACGCATATACCAAACTTCTTCAAGACGAGTACGGCGCCAAAGCCTTGACCAAAACAAATTATCAGGG TCATGAGTTCAACGAGCAGACAAACCTTTGGGAGAAAATCAAGTATGTT CGCGGCGACGAAACGTTTCCAAGATTCCGGTTCGAACTACGCCTCTTCATCGTTTATACAGCCCACCAGATAACTAGGGCATTGTCTAACCTCTCGCTCCCTTAA
- a CDS encoding uncharacterized protein (transcript_id=CADANIAT00004654) has translation MPHLPELSKQEPSANTLVDNYRAKGEDLENSHHNNESRLAEGVHYDRNKAPALQEREKASTEKVNVEGGGASSSMVDNIRRGNPSGVA, from the exons ATGCCTCATCTGCCGGAACTATCCAAGCAGGAGCCTTCTGCTA ATACTCTCGTAGACAACTACAGGGCTAAAGGGGAAGATCTCGAAAATTCACACCACAATAATGAGTCACGATTAGCTGAAGGAGTACACTACGATCGAAACAAGGCGCCCGCTCTGCaagaaagggagaaggcaAGCACGGAGAAGGTAAATGTTGAAGGCGGCGGTGCCTCGAGCAGCAT GGTTGATAACATCAGAAGAGGCAATCCTTCTGGGGTTGCTTAA